A portion of the Eubacterium maltosivorans genome contains these proteins:
- a CDS encoding class I SAM-dependent methyltransferase, with protein MSTKEKSEKKSVISRDVLAAMFNTSEFKQYSHDCRQEVVESLEGHEFKTLLDLDCGGGKMLEQLFETFPDMEACGFDYSLDRLNGAKERLEGKNVSFKFGNAQCLPYEDNQFDVVVSTSTFHHYPYPDNVLKEVHRVLKPKGILVICDTYLGATLRYLNTFCKPINEVTEIRMYSEKEIWQMLGGAGFNGITWRRLNKHAYLAKAVASGIPLIA; from the coding sequence ATGAGTACCAAGGAAAAATCAGAAAAAAAATCTGTTATCAGTAGAGATGTTTTAGCGGCAATGTTTAACACCAGCGAGTTTAAACAGTATTCCCATGACTGTCGTCAGGAAGTTGTGGAATCCCTTGAAGGACACGAATTCAAAACGTTACTCGACCTTGACTGCGGCGGCGGAAAAATGCTTGAGCAGCTTTTCGAAACCTTTCCGGACATGGAAGCCTGCGGTTTTGACTATTCTCTGGACCGTCTGAATGGCGCCAAAGAACGTCTGGAAGGCAAAAACGTCTCGTTCAAATTTGGGAACGCACAGTGCCTCCCCTATGAAGACAACCAATTCGACGTTGTGGTCAGCACCTCAACCTTCCACCATTATCCTTACCCCGATAATGTCTTAAAGGAAGTACACCGGGTATTAAAGCCAAAGGGCATCCTGGTCATCTGCGATACCTATCTGGGCGCTACACTGCGCTATCTCAACACCTTCTGCAAACCCATCAATGAGGTTACAGAAATCCGCATGTATTCTGAAAAAGAAATCTGGCAAATGCTTGGAGGAGCTGGCTTTAACGGCATCACTTGGCGCCGTCTCAATAAACATGCTTACCTGGCTAAAGCTGTCGCTTCCGGAATCCCGCTTATTGCTTAA
- a CDS encoding TetR/AcrR family transcriptional regulator → MVKERRDVRKSKNAIKNAFIQLIINQDIRKITVNDILTLADVSRGTFYAHFLDIYDVQEQVENDLMDRCMQVIGENSIDDVIDDPYPPILKCIQFLMEHAETIRSLSQGNQNGAFITKYKVILKESLFKSSHSITNEVTLSVIDACIVGAVVEGGLEKIIRDIPLNAEETAQIISRFISRGVKGMIE, encoded by the coding sequence ATGGTAAAAGAAAGACGGGATGTGCGAAAATCTAAAAATGCAATTAAGAATGCATTTATTCAGCTCATTATCAATCAGGATATTCGAAAGATAACCGTTAATGACATTTTGACGCTTGCTGATGTCAGCCGCGGGACTTTTTATGCGCATTTTCTGGATATTTACGACGTCCAGGAACAGGTCGAAAATGATTTGATGGACCGCTGCATGCAGGTTATTGGAGAAAACAGCATCGACGATGTTATCGATGATCCCTATCCACCAATTTTGAAGTGTATACAGTTTTTGATGGAGCATGCTGAAACCATCAGAAGTTTGTCTCAGGGTAACCAAAATGGAGCGTTTATTACCAAATATAAGGTGATTTTAAAAGAAAGCCTGTTCAAAAGCTCTCATTCGATTACAAATGAAGTCACCTTATCCGTTATAGATGCCTGTATTGTTGGCGCAGTTGTGGAGGGCGGGTTGGAAAAGATTATACGGGATATTCCTTTAAATGCCGAGGAGACTGCCCAGATCATCAGCCGGTTTATTTCGCGCGGTGTAAAAGGAATGATTGAATAA
- a CDS encoding sodium-dependent transporter → MQKRETFSSRLGFLLISAGCAIGLGNVWRFPYIVGKYGGAAFVLLYLLFLIIMGLPIMVMEFSVGRASQKSIARSFDELEPKGTKWHLYSFFGIAGNYLLMMFYTTIAGWLLLYFFKMAKGDFVGLNADGVSAEFGNLMGQPVLMTVFMVIVVLICMGVCSRGLQNGVEKITKVMMICLLAVMIILVGRAVTLEGAAEGLKFYLMPDFNNLMYDAQGNMILGEAIFAAMGQAFFTLSLGIGALAIFGSYIGKDHTLGGEALRVTLLDTAVAIMSGLIIFPACFAFNVAPNEGPALIFVTLPNIFNEMPMGQVWGALFFVFMSFAALSTVIAVFENIISFAIDRWGFSRKKSVLINLAAIILLSMPCILGFNVLSGFQPLGQGTGILDLEDFIVSNNLLPLGSLVYLLFCVSKKGWGWDAFITEANTGNGLKFPKSIRFYVTWILPFVILFIFIMGYLNKFGIGL, encoded by the coding sequence GTGCAAAAAAGAGAAACTTTCTCATCCCGATTGGGCTTTCTCCTGATTTCGGCTGGCTGTGCCATCGGTTTGGGAAATGTCTGGCGCTTTCCATATATTGTTGGAAAATACGGCGGCGCTGCTTTTGTTTTACTGTATTTATTATTCTTAATCATCATGGGCCTGCCGATCATGGTCATGGAATTTTCTGTCGGCCGTGCCAGTCAGAAAAGTATTGCCCGTTCCTTTGATGAATTAGAGCCTAAGGGAACAAAATGGCATCTCTACAGCTTTTTCGGTATCGCGGGAAATTATCTGCTGATGATGTTCTACACCACTATAGCTGGCTGGCTGCTGCTTTATTTCTTTAAAATGGCCAAGGGGGATTTTGTCGGTTTAAACGCTGACGGTGTTTCCGCAGAGTTTGGAAATCTGATGGGACAGCCTGTCCTGATGACGGTTTTTATGGTCATCGTGGTATTGATCTGTATGGGGGTTTGCTCCCGGGGACTTCAAAATGGGGTTGAAAAGATCACAAAGGTTATGATGATCTGCCTGTTGGCAGTCATGATTATTCTGGTTGGACGCGCGGTCACGCTGGAAGGGGCGGCGGAAGGCCTGAAATTTTATCTGATGCCTGACTTCAATAATCTGATGTACGACGCTCAGGGAAATATGATTTTAGGCGAGGCTATTTTCGCGGCCATGGGACAGGCCTTTTTTACCCTGTCGCTTGGGATCGGCGCACTGGCAATATTCGGCAGTTATATCGGAAAAGACCACACACTGGGCGGCGAAGCCCTCCGTGTCACATTGCTTGATACTGCTGTGGCCATTATGTCTGGATTGATTATTTTTCCAGCCTGCTTTGCTTTTAATGTCGCGCCCAACGAAGGCCCTGCCCTTATTTTTGTGACACTCCCCAACATTTTTAACGAAATGCCCATGGGCCAGGTCTGGGGCGCTCTGTTCTTTGTGTTCATGAGCTTTGCCGCACTGTCAACCGTTATCGCGGTATTTGAGAACATTATTTCATTCGCCATTGACCGCTGGGGCTTTAGCCGAAAAAAATCCGTTTTAATTAACCTGGCCGCCATTATCCTTTTGTCCATGCCTTGTATTCTTGGCTTTAATGTGCTTTCAGGTTTTCAGCCGCTGGGCCAGGGCACCGGTATTCTTGATCTTGAGGACTTTATCGTCAGCAATAATCTGCTGCCGCTGGGCTCTCTTGTTTACCTGCTGTTCTGTGTCTCTAAGAAAGGCTGGGGCTGGGACGCTTTTATCACTGAAGCCAATACCGGCAACGGCTTAAAATTTCCAAAGAGCATCCGCTTTTACGTAACATGGATTTTACCTTTCGTGATTCTCTTTATCTTTATCATGGGCTACTTAAATAAATTTGGCATTGGACTGTAA